One genomic segment of Pseudomonas fortuita includes these proteins:
- a CDS encoding AEC family transporter, protein MLALLIQTLNITAPVFAMLFMGVLLKRIRLIDDNFNRVASQLVFNVCMPALLFLGIYHADLAAAVKPGVILYFIVATLVGFGVAWGMAIWRSPQADRGIYTQGAFRGNNGVIGLALAASLYGDYGISLGAVLAGLVILMYNSLSAVVLAVYSPDLKSDPWSICKSILSNPLIISVLVATPMAYGQVPLPNWLLTSGDYLAQMTLPLALMCIGGTLSLAALRDSGRLAIDASLVKMVWLPLAGTLGAWLCGFRGAELGILFLYIGSPTAAASYVMARAANGNHELAASIIVITTLMAAITTNIGIFILQWGGWI, encoded by the coding sequence ATGCTCGCCCTTCTTATCCAGACGCTGAACATCACGGCACCTGTCTTCGCCATGCTGTTCATGGGCGTGCTGCTCAAACGCATCCGTCTGATCGACGATAATTTCAACCGCGTTGCCTCGCAGTTGGTGTTCAACGTCTGCATGCCTGCGCTGTTGTTCCTCGGCATTTACCACGCCGACCTGGCTGCTGCGGTGAAGCCCGGTGTCATCCTTTACTTCATCGTCGCCACTCTGGTGGGCTTCGGCGTCGCTTGGGGCATGGCCATCTGGCGTAGCCCGCAGGCCGACCGGGGCATCTATACCCAGGGCGCGTTCCGCGGCAACAACGGCGTGATCGGCCTGGCCCTGGCTGCCAGCCTTTACGGCGACTACGGTATTTCGCTGGGTGCAGTGCTCGCCGGCCTGGTCATCCTGATGTACAACTCGCTGTCGGCAGTGGTGCTGGCGGTGTACAGCCCGGACCTCAAGTCCGACCCGTGGAGCATCTGCAAGAGCATTTTAAGCAACCCGCTGATCATCAGCGTGCTGGTCGCGACACCCATGGCTTACGGCCAGGTGCCGCTCCCTAACTGGCTGCTGACTTCAGGTGATTACCTGGCACAGATGACCCTGCCGTTGGCATTGATGTGTATTGGCGGCACCCTGTCGCTGGCGGCGCTGCGCGACAGCGGCCGGCTGGCCATCGACGCCAGCCTGGTAAAGATGGTCTGGCTGCCGCTGGCCGGCACCCTCGGTGCCTGGCTGTGCGGCTTTCGCGGGGCCGAACTGGGTATCCTGTTCCTGTACATCGGCAGCCCGACCGCAGCTGCCAGTTACGTCATGGCGCGGGCGGCCAACGGCAACCATGAGCTGGCTGCGTCGATCATCGTGATCACCACCTTAATGGCGGCAATCACCACCAATATCGGCATTTTCATCTTGCAGTGGGGCGGATGGATCTAG
- a CDS encoding amino acid permease: MQDQSKPEQLQRGLKNRHIQLIALGGAIGTGLFLGIAQTIQLAGPSVLLGYAIAGLMAFLIMRQLGEMVVEEPVAGSFSHFAHQYWSEFAGFVSGWNYWVVYVLVGMAELTAVGIYVQYWWPEFPTWATAAIFFVVINLINLTQVKVYGEMEFWFALIKVVAIVSMIGFGAWLLSSGHGGPDASVANLWQYGGFFPNGVSGLVMALAVIMFSFGGLELVGITAAEADNPRQSIPKATNQVVYRILIFYIGALAVLLSLYPWQKVVQGGSPFVMIFHELDSDLVATILNIVVLTAALSVYNSCVYANSRMLFGLASQGDAPRQLLKVSRSGVPLTALGVSAFATGLCVVINYLMPGEAFGLLMALAVSALVINWASISITHLKFRKAKLAAGITPFYKSLGHPLTNYLCLAFIVLILVVMYLTPPIRISVMLIPAWIAVLWVAFKLKKARQVRR, translated from the coding sequence ATGCAAGACCAGAGCAAGCCCGAGCAGTTACAGCGCGGGCTGAAGAATCGCCATATCCAGCTGATCGCGCTGGGCGGGGCCATCGGTACCGGCTTGTTCCTGGGCATCGCCCAGACCATCCAGCTGGCCGGGCCCTCCGTACTGCTGGGGTACGCCATCGCTGGCCTGATGGCCTTCCTGATCATGCGCCAGCTGGGTGAAATGGTGGTGGAAGAGCCGGTGGCCGGTAGCTTCAGCCACTTTGCCCACCAGTACTGGAGCGAGTTTGCAGGCTTCGTGTCGGGCTGGAACTACTGGGTGGTGTATGTACTGGTTGGCATGGCCGAGCTGACGGCCGTGGGTATTTACGTGCAGTACTGGTGGCCGGAATTCCCCACCTGGGCCACGGCGGCGATATTTTTTGTGGTGATCAACCTGATCAACCTGACCCAGGTGAAGGTCTACGGCGAAATGGAATTCTGGTTCGCCCTGATCAAGGTAGTGGCCATCGTCAGCATGATCGGCTTCGGCGCCTGGTTGCTGAGCAGCGGCCATGGCGGCCCGGATGCCAGCGTGGCCAACCTGTGGCAGTACGGCGGCTTCTTCCCTAACGGTGTCAGCGGCTTGGTGATGGCGCTGGCGGTGATCATGTTCTCGTTCGGTGGGCTGGAGCTGGTGGGTATCACTGCTGCCGAGGCAGACAACCCGCGCCAGAGTATCCCCAAGGCCACCAACCAGGTGGTGTACCGCATCCTGATCTTCTACATCGGTGCCCTGGCGGTGCTGCTGTCCCTGTACCCGTGGCAGAAGGTCGTGCAGGGTGGCAGCCCGTTCGTGATGATTTTCCACGAGCTGGACAGCGACCTGGTGGCAACCATCCTCAACATCGTGGTGCTGACGGCTGCGCTGTCGGTTTACAACAGCTGCGTGTACGCCAACAGCCGCATGCTGTTTGGTCTGGCCAGCCAGGGTGACGCACCGCGCCAGTTGCTGAAAGTCAGCCGCAGCGGCGTGCCGCTGACTGCACTGGGCGTGTCTGCCTTCGCGACCGGGCTGTGCGTGGTGATCAACTACCTCATGCCGGGCGAGGCCTTTGGCTTGCTGATGGCCCTGGCGGTGTCGGCGCTGGTGATCAACTGGGCGAGCATCAGCATTACCCACTTGAAGTTCCGCAAGGCCAAGCTGGCGGCCGGTATTACCCCGTTCTACAAGAGCCTGGGGCACCCGCTGACCAACTACCTGTGCCTGGCGTTCATTGTGCTGATTCTGGTGGTGATGTACCTGACTCCGCCGATTCGCATCTCGGTGATGCTGATCCCGGCATGGATTGCCGTGCTGTGGGTGGCCTTCAAGCTGAAGAAGGCTCGGCAGGTTCGCCGTTAG